From the Brienomyrus brachyistius isolate T26 chromosome 23, BBRACH_0.4, whole genome shotgun sequence genome, the window ATCTCGAGCCGAAAACTCAGCCACGGTGAGCCTGAAGGTGAGGTCGGCCTTGCAGCTTAAGGGGAGAGATGACAGCGTCCCGGAAAAGCAGAGAATGCAGGAATAATGTGGGAAACGGTAGCAGGAGACACTCCGGCTGTTTGTGCAAAGAAACAAACAAGCTGTGCTATTCCCATTCGAACAACAACGGAATGTTACCGCTGTACCTCTGTGAACAATTCAGCTGTTTGTTTAAGGCAGTATCTGAAAGCTAAAATCACACCGTGAATGGAAGTAATAAGTAGAACAGCTCAAAGTGGAAATATCTTATAGAAACTGTCTGCTGAGTCTATTTCTACAAAGAACTGAAAGTGATTCAAACCCTGACTTCACTGTGACCCTAGATCCTTGGGATAGACTGCGTAAATGGCCCGTCAGCTAGATTAAACTCATCATCTATCATTGGGTGACTTTATCCCGTTCTGTTCAATTACGTACTTTTATTGAATTTTCTAAAATATAGTAAATTTGACAGGAAACAGGGACCTGGAATGCCACAGAGCAGCAAACTAATGAGCACAGCTCAAACGGCTCCGTGTCTGTGGACAGAACAATATGCCTGATAAATGAGGGTGTCACTGAAAGGCCGGACGGGGCATGTCGTGACCCCGGGTTCAGAGAACCCACCCCCACAGAAGCCCCAACGGCGGAGCCTGATTGTGGAGGTACAGTCCAGCATGGAAGGGGCCTCTTTGTTGGGCTTGGTTCAAGAAAGGGGTTCCTGGTTCATTCGTCTGTGGAGAGAAAATGAACCTGCTAACTCAGCCCTACTACGAATATAAAGGCTGCCGCAACCCCATCTTCATACAGCTTTATAAATGTCATGGTCCTTGTTTTAGCGCTTGTCCTTAATTCTGCACATTGGTGCTCTGCTCTGCCTCTTTGCAGTGGATCAGCTTCGCACTGTTAATATAATAAGGAGAATGTATAGTTTACATCACAGGACAGATCGACGCTTTGCATGTTACACTTTTCTCTGCCGTATTCCTCTTTccgccatttttttttcatttaccttacatttatttcatatatttataatttactTAGCCATATCTTCTGTTTCACCCTTTTTTCTGATTGTTTTATAGTAATCCCATAAATTCCTACGCCTACTGTACTTTAATGtttgtcttgttttgttttgtctaaTACTGTTGGATGTTATATAGTACTGACTGGATAGTGTAAGTAAGGATTCCGACGTGCTTATGTATAAGAGACAAATAGAGGATCTTGAATCTGGTTGGGGTCCCGGAGAAGAAGCACATCCACCGAGAGTGTCGGTGATGTTACTGTCCGAGCTGGCAGCTCTCACTGCACCCTGCATTTGGCGCTACCTTAGCAGCCCAATGAATACAAATCTCGGGGCTTAACTTAGGAGTAGGAGCTTCTTACCTTGTTATCGCAGACTATGAAGTGGAACGagtgtttatattttattttgaatatataAGGTCAGTCCTAACTTTGACCATTAGACTGTACGATGAATCAGTCTgtagtgcgggggggggggagcacccacTGTCTAAATGGACCAGAACCACTTAGGCAAATTCACAGAACGTTCGTTCATTCAGTGTACAACCCACTGTGCAATACAATTTATTTCTGTGCAGGAATTCCATGCAATACTGATCTACCGATCAGTTGCTGCAGAAAATGCGCATGAGATTGTCATCTATTAACCCTCCATGAAGCTCATCTAAATCTATTCAGTGTGACAACAGACATCTTCGTCGGTGCTGTGAGTGTAATAGTATTCTGCACATACTAGCTCAATTAACAGTGTGTCTAAGCTTGATTTCTAAAATGCAGGCAATCTTAATTCGTTATAAAGTGTCAGATCCTGGtcgcgtttccattaaagtacaGGCAAGCACAGAGATAGCAGTGACAGGCAGGTGAATGACCCGCCCATCACTGCTGGATCATGCGACCCTTGAGGAACTGAAGCCTGCTCACACCTTCAGGAGAGCTGACAGAAAGCAGGGATTGTTTTCAGGATGCAGCTCTTATCCTTTTCTAAGTGGAGACATTATCATTTGGAGCTGTGCAACCTGAAAGCATATTAATATGCGTTTACATCTGTCTCGTATTAATATTCATGCCCGAATCCACATCGCTACACAAAGCCAATTTTCTGGCCATCTGGGTTACGGCTGGTGGAGGTGATGatgaatacattttatttgcgAGCTGAGGAAACATCATGAATCTCTCCCCTTTGTCTCTTTGAGTGTTTGCTTTTAGGCCTGAAGATTTTAATTGTGAAAAACATGGAGGTTGAAAGCCATTAGTGTCTCTGAGCTCATCTCCGCTTCACAATCTGTGTAGGGCTGTAGGAGATTGGGGCTGGGAATTAATTAAGAATCCGGTGGTGAAACACTCTGAATTGTAACGAGAAATGAGGGCAGCGATAGCAGGCAGAGTTTAGGCTGGAGTTTGTGATTATATTGAACAAGATTAATTGCGAGAAAATCAGAGGAATGACCATGACATCCAAAACGACCTTGCAGAGATCTTTCAGATAACCCCTTCAAAAGCTCTCAGCCCCGAAGCACAACAGACCTTCTAAAATCAATACTTTTCCAAAATATTTTGCATAAAAAAGAAGCACTCGGGGAAAGATGGTTTCAGCAATGACAGTTCCTGACATGCACACATATTAACTTCATTTTATGGGTATAAACCagattaaaacaagcattttttttatttaaagccCATTTGAAATTGAAGCTAACAAACTTCCTTCACTGAATCTGTTAAACAAAGCATATTATTTTGTATTAAGTTAAGTTTTCTTTCTGTTTGCGTTGTTTCTGAAATGCGATATATTAGACTGTAATGACGTGAAGATTTCCCTAGTGTTTTATGGTCTTATTGTTAAGCCTGTAACATGAAACATATCAGTGGTGTTTATCAGACCATGTAAATGAAGGTCATGATGCGTTTGATAGGGACCTCGGCTTCTAACACTTTAGATTTCGACTCCAGGATTACAGATCTGCAGGAGAGGCGGTGATTCAGAGTGTCTGCTTCGCGTTTCATTTACTGTAGCGGttcctccatccatccctgATGATTCAAGCAACCGCGAGTGAGAGTTGGGGACTTGGGGGACAACTGACCCCATGTCATCGTGCTGTGAGTGTCACCGTGTCACATCTCCCACAGCCTCATTTATGTGAAATATTTACTAAACACCTTCGCTAGGTGGACGTGAAGCTATGAGGCATTACCTGAAGGCTTAAGAGGGAGTTGGCGTGTGAGTCTTGtgtctgtgaccagaaggttgctggtttgaatcccaaggCCAGCAGGCGAaggtgtttgttgttgttggacCCCTTAAGCAAGGCCTTTATGACTGCATGGTGGCTGACCCAGTGCTGTGATCCCACCCAAACATTCTTTTGCTTGTATGCATGTCTcatagagagcaagatgggactaGTGAAAAGATATCAAGATGATCAGAAATTTCTTCTCAGCTTtgagttttgtttttcttccagTTTATAATGCTATCACAATAGAGACCAGGGGGgaattccacaaagcaggatttctgagTTAGCTGacttaacttaagctagaagtgatgcttgtccaataggaatgctccttacccaAACAATTATTGGACAATcgtgacttctagcttaagttaagcCAGCTGAGAAATGATGTTTGTGGAACACTGCCCAGCAGAGACAAGGTAAGACTTTGGTAATCCCTGGGGGAAATTCTTGAAGTGACATGTGGCCAGCAGAGATAGCAACCAGATAACATTGGTGTTATTAGAACTATGCTTGAACCAACCAAGCTAACCAATCCAGGAAAAATTTGTAGTGACTGATGTGATTCAATaatgcaaccttctgatctagAGTCAGACACGCTGCCATTGCACCATGAGGTTCTCCTGTCACTGAAGGTGACCCATGAGGCATCAGAGTCCAGCAATCTCCCCATTACCAGCAAGTACTGAAAACCACACATGTGCCTAAGCCCTTCCTGTTTTCCTCACCATGTCATTTTCTCCCGAGGACCGAGCTGTTTGACCGTCCTTGGATCTCTGAGAGACTTGGCCATGTCTGGGTGATGCTCAACTTAGGATCCCCCCTCTGCTTTCCAAGAAAACCAATTCATTTCTCCCTCACCAAATCTGTGATGACCTACGCTGGATCTCTAGAAGGATCCTCGGGACTCACATGCTGTTCTTTGGGGTTCTAAGATGGTTCTCCTAATGCCCTTTGGCCTCACCTGTGTATGTTAAGTAAAGATTTACATTTACCTTAATTaagcaagtgaggaaaacagCACTTTTTACAAACAtacaagtgcagctaggctgagcttccagtgaatgtccaGGTACAGGTGTGAGCAGcactggagctggagctgcacTGCAACTTCCATAAAAGTAAGAACCTCATAAGACTATTCAATGACCAGAGTGCAAgaaatgtacagatgttttacatGCAGGGTGGATTTGGTGGATTCTCACCACTTCCTCCTTTTCATGCTTAAACGCTGTTTTTGCCCCATCCTACAATGCTGTCAGGACTATCTTTACACTGTGGAATCAGCTCAGGCTGATGCAGTCCTGAGAGGTTTCAGTCTAATTAACAAAGGCAACCGGTCGGCACAGCTGCAAACGTCCACAGTCCCAGAGACAGCGAAAGGGCCGCAATAACACCGACCCTCACCAGGGGGCAGCGGCGAGAATGCTCAGGGCAGGAGTAAaatctccctccttccctcccctgCATATGTGGTTGCCAATCTGTCGGACTGCAGtatttccctcccccccccctctgacATAACCTGTCAGTGTGGTGCAGCAGTTCCAGAGCACAAAGCGCAGAGATCCGTACGGATGCAGCCCATTTCCTGTTAATTGGTGTTGTTATAATAACAccatctgctcttaaaaaagtcAGATGCCGTCTCCAGGAACGTGGATCTTCACGGCAGACGTTCACTCAGGCTCCGGGCAGAGATGAGCGCCAAGCAGGGAATGTGGCTCTGGATTGTTTACGACAATAAAACGTGATGAATAAGACAGAGATGAGCAGAGTTACTCTTAATAATTCAGTATCTGTTCCAAAGCAGCCGGCTGGACGGACGAGCTGCTCCCAGCTCCTCCTGTTTCCTCCGTTAGTCATGTTTTTATCGATGTCTGTGGGGTCAAACTTTGTGTAGCACTAGCCAGTTACTGTCAGCCAAAAGTACAGATGGACCGTCCATCACAGTGCCTCTTCCTGTTGCTGCGGAAATCTGTGCGAAGGGAGGCCGGCGACGTGGCGCTTGAGGCCCTCCAGCGAACGCCAGCTTCCTACGATACATTTCTACAGAGTTGCCGATGACCCGGTTCTCTCAGGTGTGCAGAACCTCCCTGTGGCACCAGCGGGTGCCCACGGGCCTCTTTTAGCCATGACCAGGAACTGACCCTAAATGCGCATCACTCGTAACTTTCAGGAACTTCAGTTTACCTGTTTATTTGCACTCTTTCTCTTTAATTGTCAAAAAcctgcctttaatcactgttcCATGTAGATATCTTCTTCTTTTCAAAGATATCAACATTCCCAGGTCTAATGTCCTCATATGTGTcaaggattttatttaacttatgTCACACAAAGTGCTGTACTGTAGAAGGGAAAACAGTACTATTTACTGTTATTTAcagacagagcaggaggaaATATTTTTCCCCAAGCGCTAATCCCGCATCTTTTATGTGCTGCAATGAAGCATGTGATAGACAGAGCCTGCCACCCAGTGGAGCACATGTGTAACTACATCCATTATGGCGCTTGCACTCTGGAGGGCTATGGAGATGGAGGGTTATCCACCCAATCTACCTTAATGctccaaataaaaatataaaaaatatcatTTTGTACCCCAATTAATGGACATTTCACTGTACCCATCTGTAATTCTCTTGTTGAATGGcaaagcaggaatacgggttaTTCGGTAATTGTAGTGCACCTTGtcaatcaaaacaaaacctcATAATTACTTTAAACTGCACAAGGTCCCCTAGACCGAAACCAGTGTGTGGCGAAATTGATAATATGAAGTGAATctgttttacattttacactgtCCTGCTATCCCTTTGAGAACCAGCATTTCGCAAATTAAGGGCTTTATGCCTCAGAAGCATTATGCCGGAGAACGGCTTACAGAGAATCCATGTGCTTTGATTCTGCTGAAAATCCATGTTAAGCCAGAGTGCCGGAGAGGTGACACTAAATCAACCCACGGGGTAAATAAAAAACGGCCTGTTACACTTAGGATCCACTCACGTCCGTCACAGATGAATTCACCTTTCCAGTCAATTAACTCGCATGCTCTGAGGCAGAAGAACCCAACCATCCAAGGTCTTTGGTGGAACCGAAAAGACTGACCGCACTCTgcacacagcactgcttcagtgtcTCTCCCTGTGCCATGATTGCCGTGCATGATTAAGCATGATAATTAAGGCCTTCAGACATCTTCCACTCAGCTGCTACTGACACTCATGCCTTCCAAACAGGGGGGTGAATTACTCtgactccccattcatttctatcaTCACAAACTCTGCTTCAAACAAACTAAATGAATACAGCTGTTAATGGACTGTGTTTACTGCGTCCCCATTACAGTAAATGTGAAATGACAGTTCAGGCCGGCCTGATCTTACAACTTCAACTTTCAAACACAAAGCCTGTGTCTGAAAGTAGCAACGAACATGAAATGCCTTTAAGTCAtgattaaatttattttgttgACATTGTTTTCTACTTTtgtttgcctcacacctccagagttgtgggttcaaatcccaccccgGCTTTATGTGTTAGTCTGTGCTCCCAGCGTCAACTGGGTGTCATCCAGTTTCCATTAGGGTGACCATATGTTCCCAGACTACTCCTTTTTCGGacctaaaatacctgaaatGTCTGGGATTCGTCAGTTTCATGTTGACATTTCCTTTCTACTTTCTGTGTGCATTTTCACGTTGCTTGGGCGCCTACCTTCACGTTGCTTGGGCGCCTACCTTCACGTTGCTTGGGCGCCTACCTTCACGTTGCTTGGGCGCCTACCTTCACGTTGCTTGGGCGCCTACCTTCACGTTGCTTGGGCGCCTACCTTCACATTGCTTGGGCGCCTACCTTCACGTTGCTTGGGCGCCTACCTTCACGTTGCTTGGGCGCCTACCTTCACGTTGCTTGGGCGCCTACCTTCACGTTGCTTGGGCGCCTACCTTCACATTGCTTGGGCGCCTACCTTCACGTCTTGCTCCCATTGTTCTCTGTATTGCAAAGCTCTATATGGtatccattgtgtgtgtgtgggggggggggttatgtatatattacaatgTGTCATCCGAATGTCCTCACTATGTGAtataaacatgttattttgacactGAGAGACCATCTTTTCtgtttggctacttatggttaagattagggctgagtaggggttaagattgtcattggTGAAATTAGGATTTttccaatagaaatgaatggaatggATGTTGCCCGCAAAcactcatccattttccaatccgTTTATCCTTCCCCCACAAACATATCGACACAaacactgcagtgtgtgtggtgttttcTCAAAAAGATTTCTGACGGAGCCTAACCCCCCTGCTCGATTATGAACAAATGCACATACTGTGAAAGAGGTGAAAAGTCTCAGACTTGTGATAAAAATGCTTTGTGATTATTCTACGTCATCATCCAGAAATACACCATCGAGGGTATTTATATAACAAGAGTTCAATTCATGGTGAACTCGTGGAAACGGTAATGTTCAACCGAAAAACATCTACTTAAAATAACGAGGCAGATGTCTTCAGCACCAGTCACTTACaataatcaatcaatcattcaTTCCAACATCTTAAGAACACTGGTATACCTAATATTTCCCTCTGTGGAGTATAACAGAGTAGAGAATGGTTCTGAAAATCAGCAGATTAATTAATCTTATTAATCAGCCACACAACAAAATAATTGCTTTCTTTACATAACAATACAACAAGACTAAAAACACGCACACATTAAATATTGGGAGCCGTAAGAAAGGCTGCATTTAAACAGAGAAATCGGACATGTGTTTTATGGATACACAAGCAACGCACAAGCACACTGCCAAGTATAGATTTTGCACGTTCACAGCGCCTTTGTGTGCGTGCTCCGTACACCGCTCGCGGGATCCCGACGAACACCGAGCACATGACTTCCGGTTTTCCTGGAAGGAAGTGGGACTGACCCCCGCGTCTCCATGGAGACGACTCCATAGCTGCTGCTCTATAGCTAACCGGGCTAACCGGGTAAACTACCCCGTGCGCGTTATGTTTCAGCTGTcgtatttatattgtatttagTAACCATGAGTCGCACTCCTGACGCCAGAACCAGGTAATAGCTTAAGTGGCGCATGATAGCCGGCTAACCGCGCTACTAACGGCAGTGGTTAACGGAGTCTCCTCCGTTAGCTTGTAGCTAGCTGGCTATTGCCTGCTGAAAAAAAACCAACTCAGAACATCAGATAAATGTTGTAGGTATTATTTACTATCAAAAATATTCGTGTTGAGGTGCGCTGCAATTTTTTTAGCTATATATAGGCAGCCCCGTCCTCCTCTCGCTCCTGCCATTGTCCCTGCATGCAGATGGCGGTCCCGCTGCGTTGTGAAGCCCGGAAGGGTTGCTGGTCACTTTTGGATCAGTGCTCGATGGCCGACAGCGTGTATGTGTGTTCCCCATGCCTGTAGAGATGGCCAGACGAGGCAGATTCAGGAGAACATCACCAACGTGGAGAAGCACTTTGGGGAGCTCTGCCAGCTGTTCGCCGCGTATGTCCGCAAAACGGCCCGTCTGCGGGACAAGGCGGACCTGCTGGTCCGAGAGGTCAGCCTGTACGCGGACACAGAGACCCCCAGTTTGAAGAGCGGCCTGAAACTATTTGCAGACCAGCTTGCCAAAATTCAGGATTATCGCCAAGCAGAGGTACACATCAGTCCTTACTCTTATTCTGACCAGAGCCACATGTTGAGTATGTCCATTATAGTTTTGAGACGATTTTTTTGCACTTGTCTATCtctttatgtatatatgtaatgcaGGGGAACATAATGTTGTGCCACTGTATCTTATGTGACTGTATGTGGTTGGTGTGACGGTAAAGCCCCACCCCTTGTAAAGGACATCATGATTAATGTGCCATTGTAACCATGTACACTCTGCAGGTGGAACGACTGGAGGTGAAAGTGATAGAGCCTTTAAAGAGCTATGGTACTGTCGTAAAGCTGAAGAGGGTAAGGAGAGCCTGCGCCCCAAGATAAGCATTTGGAGGCTGTCTCTGAGGGTGTTAGCGCCCTGATTCATTTGTGTCCAACAGGAAGATctgaaaaacacacagaacGTCAGGACCCGGGAGACCAAGCAGATGGAGCAACTGGAGAGGATGAGGCAGAGGAGGCCCTCGGACAGACAGGTCATCGTATCCTTTGCCCAAGCTTCCCGCGGCGTATCACCTCAACACTTAGTTATCAGTTTGATTCTTATTGATTCTGGAACTCAGAGCATTGTGCTAACAACATAAAggttatgggttcaaatcccagagagcacacatcatttttggcattatactttaaaaattactgtGTGAATATCGGCagtaatgtttttaaataatcaaAGAATGTTGCAGATATTATGCATTgtatgattaaataagtaactggaataaagttctgcagtCTCTCAaaattggaagtgtttccacagtTTTGCCCATTAGTGTAAATTGTAACCATTCCCTCTACTGtgagttgctttggataaaaacatcAGATAAATGATTTGGATTTTAGTTTGGTCTCCACTTTTGTCACCTGTTGCccttttttcccttttaagcCTAATATAACGATAATGTATGTTTCTAAGATTACGAAAAATGTCTTAACTGTGGATCAAAGGAGGCTCCTTAACAGATCTTCAGTCTCAGGTCAGTCCTGGAGGATGTAATTCATTTCTAACTGGTGATGTATTCGACTTCAAAGCTTCCAGAATCTTCCATTGTTGCGTGTCAGGGTTTGCGGTGTTGTTAAGCAGGAAGGGTCTGCACAGGGCTTTACGGCAACATTCACTGCAGAATACAACGTCACAATATGCAGAGAAATTAGTGTGAGACCCTGTTCCGGGAAAGCGCACCTGTCAGCAGAGTTGTTTTGCTGGGAATGGGGGATTGACGTGGTGCTTGTGATTCGAGGTAGGCTGAAAGTGAGCTCCAGAGGGCTACGATGGACGCCACACGCACGACACGCCAACTGGAGGAAACCAtagatgagtttgagaagcagaagATACGTGACATCAAGGTCCATCTGACTGATTGATCTTATTTGATGTGATTGGAACACTGGttcatttataatgcagtacatgCAATATAACTACTTAAACAAAATGAAGAGGGTTGAAGATCTGTCATTATACGTCATGCAGAGCATTCTTGGACAGTTCATCACCATTGAGATGGCCTTCCATGCGAAGGCCTTGGAGGTCTTCACTACCGCATACCAGCACATCCAGAACATTGATGAGGAGGAGGACCTGGAGGTGAGCACTCTGTAGCACTCCTCGCATGCCTGGGAATGCACAGGGCCACGTCA encodes:
- the cibar1 gene encoding CBY1-interacting BAR domain-containing protein 1 isoform X2, producing the protein MLDGQTRQIQENITNVEKHFGELCQLFAAYVRKTARLRDKADLLVREVSLYADTETPSLKSGLKLFADQLAKIQDYRQAEVERLEVKVIEPLKSYGTVVKLKREDLKNTQNVRTRETKQMEQLERMRQRRPSDRQVISQAESELQRATMDATRTTRQLEETIDEFEKQKIRDIKSILGQFITIEMAFHAKALEVFTTAYQHIQNIDEEEDLEVFRSLLHPPDYPTRLDIVRANTRGSLNRTTSSLGKSGTLQQPGTPNRSMKREEEDDDEDDDEDDLEDVTEDEN
- the cibar1 gene encoding CBY1-interacting BAR domain-containing protein 1 isoform X1 — translated: MSRTPDARTRDGQTRQIQENITNVEKHFGELCQLFAAYVRKTARLRDKADLLVREVSLYADTETPSLKSGLKLFADQLAKIQDYRQAEVERLEVKVIEPLKSYGTVVKLKREDLKNTQNVRTRETKQMEQLERMRQRRPSDRQVISQAESELQRATMDATRTTRQLEETIDEFEKQKIRDIKSILGQFITIEMAFHAKALEVFTTAYQHIQNIDEEEDLEVFRSLLHPPDYPTRLDIVRANTRGSLNRTTSSLGKSGTLQQPGTPNRSMKREEEDDDEDDDEDDLEDVTEDEN